Within Aspergillus oryzae RIB40 DNA, chromosome 2, the genomic segment ATTCATATTCAATCTGTTAAGCTTTCTTGGTAATTATGGTCTCTCGTCTATAATTTTAATCTTAGTGTTATATTCATAgttctattttcttcttaAACTAGTGGGTCAAATTAACCTACTTCCGATATTCCATAGAGTAATCTTCCAGGAGTATACACTCTGTGTCCTGCACCGCCATAACCCACTTGATCTACGGAGAGTATTAACTTACCAGGACCAGGATTGACTCATATAACCATAACGCGCAGGATGCATTAGGTCGAAAATACACTACTAGTACAAGGGAACAGCATTAAGAGATGCTATTAAAGGTGGGGTTGTAACTTGTCTCGTATGTGTAAATGTATTGGGACTCGTAATTACAGGTGACTCACGAGTCAGTAACATTCCTATGCGATCACGTTGTCCAGAAGATGTATTTTAGCTCTTCCTTTCTACAATGGATCTACTTTATGGTTTACATACAAAGTAAGGTCATTCTATGaaagaattttttttttctttttttgtgtaTGTTTTCTCCACAATCTTCATAATTACATCGAGTCATAGATTCATAGTAAACATAGGAAAAAGGATCCTCCAATGAATGGCATGCACTGTTGAGGGTGTGCGGAGGAGGACAACTAGTAAACTCCATCCAACATCATAGGCTGAAGCCTCCAGTACGCAGAAAGTAAAAGCTCATGACTCACTCCCTGCATGcatatcctcttccaatCACAGCAACCGAATAATCCAACAAACTATACTTGCAACTTGTTGTAAACAccaccttttttttattcacTTTCTTGGATTTTCCCCGTTTGTTTTGGGTTTTTGCAAAGGTGTCCTTTCGGACTACGTAGAGGCAATGTCTTCAAAGTAAGATGGCTGAATCACATAGGAAACCATTCTCtgcgagggaagaaaacCCACGGAAGACGCCAATCGGCGCGAACATCCGTACCAATTAAGACTGGAGTCGGATGGGCACATTGTGCGTGTTATGGATTCGCGCATGAGCTGGGCCCTGCCCGGCTGAGTcgagagtgtgtgtgtgtgcaAAGACGACAGAGTTCGAATAGCACTGCCTGCAGCACGGCTATATGATGGTCCGTATAGAGGTAGACTGAAAAGATAAACCAGAAGCTGGACGGTGAACCGCTCAACGGTGGTATTCAGTGGGTCTGTAGATCCGCGAGGACTCCCTGAAACGTCTGCGCTCCGCCGCATCAGACTCGTACAGCGATCCCCGGCTGGGAGAGCTCCGGCTAGGGGAGCTACGAGGAGAGGAGTAGACGATGACCCGACGACGCATCGCGTCACGGGGCTCGCGCTCAATGATTTCAGTGTATGAGACAGGCTGCTGTTGTGGGCTTGTCGATCGGCGGGGAGGAACGGGGTAGGTTCGGTCGTAGGTGATGATAGGTGACGGTGACCGAGGGGGCTGGACAGCACCCTGTTCTTTGCGGTTCAGGCGCATACCATCTTCAATGGCGAGGAGCAGTGCGCGGACAGCCCGGCAGTCGCGGGGTATCTTGACGAGAGTAGGCTGGTTGCGCTCACGGTCGAGGGTCGAGTATGACTTTCCGTTCTTGCTGTAAAGGTAGTCGGCGACGTCGACGGCGTATTGGTGTCCACGCTCACAAAGAGAGCGGTCATCTTTGCGCGCTCTGAGGGGATCTGCGCATCGAGTGCAGTGGCTCGCATGACGCTCAAAGGCGACCATCACGTATTCCTCGTCAGCCTCGAGATCGCGGACGGGCAAGACGGGATCGACGACTTCGACTGGGGCAGGCATCGTGGAAGAACGTCGCAATGACCGTCTTCTACCTGGAGTTTGCTGGTGGACAATCGTATCTCGTATGGGGAAGAGACGAGGCAATGTGAGGaaacgagaagatcttcgGGGAGACAGCGTGACGGAGTTTGACGGTATAGTTACGGAACTGATTGGGAGTGGTAGCAGAGGAAGATTGAGGTGGTTTGGCAACAGAAGGGTTTATAATGTGTCCAGGTATAGGCAGCAGGAATTATACTGGAGAACTGTGTAGATGTAAAAGTGGATAAGAGGATCATTAACGGTGGGGGGTGAGCAAGATTATATACTAAGGACTTGAAGGAGACATCCACGCTCAAAAGCATACAACCTAAAGCAATACCTCTAGTAGCCAGGATGGGTCTGCGCTATGACCGCACTGATCACAAGAAGACTAGGGTGGGAGatcaaaataaaataaataaaaatacaaaataaTAGTAATCATGTTCTAACATGAAATTCAATACAATACGAAATTAAATCAAAGTGTGGATGGTAGCCTGGCAGATGATGTGAAAGAAAGTTgttttgaatttcttcagTGATACAGTAACTTAGGGTCCAAAGGGCGGGTGACTCGACGCTAACCTTGAACGATGCACGAGAGTGGTTCCTAAGGCTCAAACAAAGCATTCTCACTGGCGGGGGACCTGTGGCTGGTGCGCGCAGGCAGTGCTTTCCCTCCATGACCATACCGGTTGATCGCGAGAATTGCAGAGGCTCTAGGCCATCTGATTGGACTGTCCGTATGAACAAGTCGGTCAACTCTTCTTTCACCCGCATTCTGCCTGGCTCCACACCATCACAACTACTAGTACACTTGGGGCTAGGTACCTGTCTAGATCCCCTCCAAACCACCCGTCGCTTACCCGATTGAGGTGTCGGGGGACACTTCGAGTCATCGTTGCTTGTCTTTCGGAGAAACAATGACGATAGCAGACGGACTGACTCCTTTTTGACAAGGATTACTGTGGCTTGAGTGGCTTGACCTTCTCGTGTTCCCTCTCTGCCTGCGCCGCACTCACGACGTCAATTTCCCCCCAActgccaccaccatcacAGCGTCCGTATTACTCTTCTGTAATACCGAAAGAATTCGCTGCGTTACCACCCCTGGAGATGCAGCCCTGAGCCATTGCATATTTCCTGCATCTGCATGCCATTAACTTTATCATAATCGTTGGTTGATAACGCTCTTCTACTCCGTGGGGTAAGCAACAGCAACCGCCGAACTGTCCCTCTACGCTCATTTGCTTCGCAGCCGCTGACCACAATCGCGGATCTTTTCTGAGACAGTAAATCGTTTGGAACCATTCTGTTGGTAACCTACAATATCCTGGAACTCCATGATACCTCACCTCGTCTATTTTGGTTCGTCTCACTTTTGTTCTAAGAATAAGTCGGGATTTTACGTGCTAAGTTGCTAACACGAACGATGGATGCGATCACCGGGACCATATTGATAAGGGGTCGCTAGACCTGTTCGGGTTTCAGGGGTCTCAGCCTCAGTCTTCCAAACAGATACCTTGGAATACGGctcagccacagccacagaTGCCACTGGCTATCGTTGCTTC encodes:
- a CDS encoding uncharacterized protein (predicted protein) codes for the protein MPAPVEVVDPVLPVRDLEADEEYVMVAFERHASHCTRCADPLRARKDDRSLCERGHQYAVDVADYLYSKNGKSYSTLDRERNQPTLVKIPRDCRAVRALLLAIEDVRKDTFAKTQNKRGKSKKVNKKKVVFTTSCKYSLLDYSVAVIGRGYACRDCPPPHTLNSACHSLEDPFSYVYYESMTRCNYEDCGENIHKKRKKKFFHRMTLLCM